The DNA sequence TTTTGTCTCCCGAGCATTTTGTCTACGATGCGGATAAGCTGATGGGGAAATACAAAATTTCCGGCGTGCCGATCTGTGAGCAAGGCAAGCTGGTGGGCATTCTCACCAACCGTGATCTGCGCTTTATGGAGGATTACAACGTCCGCATTAAAGAGGTCATGACCACCGAGAATCTGGTGACCGCTCCGGTTGGCACCAATTTGAAGCAGGCGCAGGAGATTCTGCGCAAGCGCAAAATCGAGAAGCTCCCCATAGTGGATGAAAACGGCTATCTTAAAGGCCTGATCACCATTAAGGATATCGAAAAAGGCGTTCAGTATCCTCTTTCTGCCAGAGACAGCAGCGGCCGCCTTCTCTGCGCCGCCGCCATTGGTGTAACCGCTGATGTTCTGGAGCGTGTGGAAGCCTTGGTTAAGGCGCAGGTGGATGTGCTGGTATTGGATTCCGCTCACGGTCACAGCAAGAACATTATGGATGCTGTGCGCCGGGTAAAAGAAGCGTATCCCGACATTCCTCTCATTGCAGGTAATGTGGCTACAGCCGCCGCAACAGAGGCTCTGATTCTGGCAGGCGCTGACGCCGTTAAGGTGGGTATCGGCCCCGGTTCCATCTGCACCACTCGTGTGGTAGCCGGTATCGGCGTGCCCCAGATCACCGCTGTTTACGATGCGGCCTGCATGGCTGCTAAATACGGCAAGCCGGTCATTGCAGACGGCGGCATCAAGTATTCCGGTGACGTGGTTAAGGCGCTGGCCGCCGGAGCCAATGTGGTTATGCTGGGCTCTGTGCTGGCAGGCTGCGAGGAATCCCCGGGTGAATCCGAGATTTATCAGGGCCGCCGTTTCAAGGTATACCGTGGCATGGGCAGCTTGGCCGCTATGGCGGAGGGCAGCAAGGACCGCTACTTCCAGGAAGACAGCAAAAAGCTGGTACCAGAAGGCGTTGAAGGCCGGGTGCCTTATAAAGGAACGGTTTCGGAGAGTGTATACCAGCTCCTTGGCGGTGTCAAAGCGGGAATGGGCTACTGCGGCAGCAAGACCGTTGAAGAGCTGCAGGAAAAGGCGCAGTTTATTCGCATCACTGGTGCTGGTCTGAAAGAAAGCCACCCCCACGATATCTATATCACAAAAGAGGCTCCCAACTATTCTGTTAACGTGCAGTAAAGAGAAGCCTTATTTCCCTGAAAAGCGTTTCTTTAAGCCG is a window from the Oscillospiraceae bacterium MB08-C2-2 genome containing:
- the guaB gene encoding IMP dehydrogenase, giving the protein MLNTNFNEKFTKEGLTFDDVLLIPAESDIVPSQVDLKTILVKDITLNTPLMTAAMDTVTESKMAIAIAREGGIGVIHKNMSIERQADEVDKVKRSENGVIVNPFFLSPEHFVYDADKLMGKYKISGVPICEQGKLVGILTNRDLRFMEDYNVRIKEVMTTENLVTAPVGTNLKQAQEILRKRKIEKLPIVDENGYLKGLITIKDIEKGVQYPLSARDSSGRLLCAAAIGVTADVLERVEALVKAQVDVLVLDSAHGHSKNIMDAVRRVKEAYPDIPLIAGNVATAAATEALILAGADAVKVGIGPGSICTTRVVAGIGVPQITAVYDAACMAAKYGKPVIADGGIKYSGDVVKALAAGANVVMLGSVLAGCEESPGESEIYQGRRFKVYRGMGSLAAMAEGSKDRYFQEDSKKLVPEGVEGRVPYKGTVSESVYQLLGGVKAGMGYCGSKTVEELQEKAQFIRITGAGLKESHPHDIYITKEAPNYSVNVQ